In Pseudophryne corroboree isolate aPseCor3 chromosome 3, aPseCor3.hap2, whole genome shotgun sequence, a genomic segment contains:
- the R3HCC1L gene encoding coiled-coil domain-containing protein R3HCC1L isoform X4 has product MSRKDTMEKYRPRIRRPDKALYVPKAMRHTGDENGARENSAEDLTSSTNNTPIQNRHRNVTVETVSRVHEHREDVDLELAKSLSSKKEATHKDRAPVYIAAEGDSSRDADNSLLINENWSLGSIESSLSATRIDSTATVHGVPFSKEHDADCGKSDSHRIPQRYEHCRRVSAESKEERDRARRKAQAKEGSRKSAPCVAELKRSDHMHSPSLARFSSSMEQVTGGSASVCQQAILGAPSKNVHNPCKHKAPNVDMAEVQSRALLHNTDSVGVISTSDAAKDPCVGLRACAGDTENTGNAVLCAKQDHNVERKLVLCLVAVENALDLMEKDNGSVVCVIEPCSRDADESSVLLQACPTQSTKGELHNVHISDWSAHQDTPHIRPQNVSGAHGKEEVESEGGYGYLNDEGMELRGIITTECKRDGVEENVLDIQCTEAGLVIESAGLSPVVANPECPLLPTVELKEGTAESGPAVTSTEPFVAIAECPQVPSVVHEEQVATAESVPAVTSVALAIAECPQVPSVVHEERVATAESVPAVTSVALAVANAECPQVPSVVHEEQVATVESVPAVTSLALAVATTECPQVPSVVHEEQVATVESVPAVTSLALAVANAECPQVPSVVHEEQVATVESVPAVTSLEPAVANAECPQVPSVVHEEQVATVESVPAVTSLEPAVANAECPQVPSVVHEEQVATAESVPAVTRAVPAVATTECPQMPDVVPKEEVAPADLLPAVTSAEPLVLMEEIAEPVVAEQVPSVRSTESLPAVESAESALTGVGTDSNLGIDLNCSEDLKETLEYKTVTGSDCVLKGSLPPSSRDDLKAGHGTRHCVTASTPPDGNGAPCGGNMDGDESWDALFNDDGDCVDSRLLEELTVEEKIQRSPQESRFNYYDYEPKEPSMDDLELSHVIEIYDFPADFKTEDLCRAFAIYQKKGFDIKWVDDTHALGLFSSPITARDALTSKNPLLKVRPLSQATRASRVKARTCADAEIQCLNTLTELEEK; this is encoded by the exons GATACAATGGAGAAATACCGACCTCGAATTCGAAGGCCCGACAAAGCCTTATATGTGCCAAAGGCTATGCGACATACAGGAGACGAAAACGGTGCCCGCGAAAACTCAGCCGAAGACCTCACCTCCTCTACTAATAACACTCCCATCCAAAACAGACACCGGAACGTCACCGTAGAGACCGTGTCTAGAGTCCATGAACACAGGGAAGACGTAGACTTGGAGCTTGCAAAATCCCTGTCTTCAAAGAAAGAGGCTACACACAAAGACAGGGCACCAGTATACATAGCGGCAGAAGGGGATTCCTCACGTGACGCTGATAATAGCCTGCTTATTAATGAGAACTGGTCGCTGGGCTCCATAGAAAGCAGCCTGTCTGCAACTCGCATTGATTCCACCGCCACAGTTCACGGTGTTCCTTTTTCAAAGGAGCACGATGCTGATTGCGGCAAGTCTGACAGCCACAGGATACCACAGCGGTATGAACATTGTAGAAGAGTGTCAGCAGAGAGTAAGGAGGAACGGGATAGGGCCAGGAGGAAAGCGCAAGCCAAGGAAGGGTCTAGAAAGTCAGCGCCTTGTGTGGCAGAGTTAAAGAGAAGTGATCACATGCATTCTCCAAGCTTAGCCAGGTTCTCAAGCAGCATGGAGCAGGTAACTGGGGGCTCAGCGTCTGTATGTCAGCAGGCAATATTAGGGGCACCATCTAAAAATGTACATAATCCCTGTAAGCACAAAGCACCAAACGTAGACATGGCGGAAGTACAGAGCAGAGCCTTATTGCACAACACAGATAGCGTCGGAGTAATCTCTACAAGCGACGCCGCTAAAGACCCATGCGTGGGGCTTAGAGCCTGCGCAGGCGACACGGAGAACACGGGTAATGCAGTCTTGTGCGCAAAGCAAGACCATAATGTCGAAAGAAAACTAGTTCTGTGTCTTGTAGCAGTAGAGAATGCGTTAGATCTCATGGAGAAGGACAACGGTTCCGTTGTCTGTGTTATTGAGCCCTGTAGCAGGGACGCAGATGAAAGCAGCGTTCTTTTACAAGCATGCCCGACTCAGAGCACCAAAGGTGAATTACATAACGTACATATTTCTGATTGGTCAGCGCATCAGGACACGCCTCACATTAGACCACAAAATGTTAGTGGCGCTCATGGAAAAGAGGAGGTTGAGAGTGAAGGCGGCTACGGTTATTTAAATGATGAAGGTATGGAACTGAGGGGCATAATCACAACTGAATGCAAAAGAGATGGTGTAGAAGAGAACGTGCTAGATATTCAGTGTACAGAAGCAGGGCTGGTTATAGAAAGTGCAGGCCTTTCGCCAGTTGTGGCAAATCCAGAATGCCCGCTGTTGCCTACTGTAGAGCTTAAGGAGGGTACTGCAGAGAGTGGGCCAGCAGTGACAAGTACAGAGCCATTTGTGGCAATTGCAGAGTGCCCGCAAGTACCAtctgtggtgcatgaggagcaggTGGCTACTGCAGAGTCTGTGCCTGCTGTGACGAGTGTAGCGTTGGCAATTGCAGAGTGCCCGCAGGTCCCATCTGTGGTGCATGAGGAACGGGTGGCTACTGCAGAGTCTGTGCCTGCTGTAACGAGTGTAGCGTTAGCTGTGGCAAATGCAGAGTGCCCGCAGGTCCCATCTGTGGTGCATGAGGAACAGGTGGCTACTGTAGAGTCTGTGCCTGCTGTGACGAGTTTAGCGTTAGCTGTGGCAACAACAGAGTGCCCGCAGGTCCCATCTGTGGTGCATGAGGAACAGGTGGCTACTGTAGAGTCTGTGCCTGCTGTGACGAGTTTAGCGTTAGCTGTGGCAAATGCAGAGTGCCCGCAGGTCCCATCTGTGGTGCATGAGGAACAGGTGGCTACTGTAGAGTCTGTGCCTGCTGTGACGAGTCTGGAACCAGCTGTGGCAAATGCAGAGTGCCCGCAGGTCCCATCTGTGGTGCATGAGGAACAGGTGGCTACTGTAGAGTCTGTGCCTGCTGTGACGAGTCTGGAACCAGCTGTGGCAAATGCAGAGTGCCCACAGGTCCCTtctgtggtgcatgaggagcaggTGGCTACTGCAGAGTCTGTGCCTGCTGTAACAAGGGCTGTGCCAGCTGTGGCAACAACAGAGTGCCCACAAATGCCTGATGTAGTTCCTAAGGAGGAAGTGGCACCTGCAGATCTGTTACCTGCTGTGACAAGTGCAGAGCCTCTGGTGCTGATGGAGGAAATTGCAGAGCCAGTAGTTGCGGAGCAGGTGCCCTCTGTGCGGAGTACAGAGTCTTTGCCAGCTGTGGAGAGTGCGGAGTCGGCTCTGACTGGGGTGGGCACTGACTCTAACTTGGGGATAGACCTGAACTGCTCGGAAGATCTGAAGGAAACACTGGAATATAAGACGGTGACTGGGTCTGACTGTGTTCTGAAGGGGAGCTTGCCGCCAAGCAGCAGAGATGATCTGAAAGCTGGCCACGGAACGAGGCATTGCGTTACTGCTTCCACACCACCTGATGGAAATGGGGCTCCGTGTGGAGGGAACATGGATGGTGATGAGAGCTGGGATGCTCTGTTCAATGATGACGGGGATTGTGTTGACTCTCGCCTTCTAGAAGAG CTGACAGTCGAAGAGAAGATCCAGAGAAGCCCCCAGGAGTCCAGATTTAACTATTATGACTATGAGCCTAAAGAGCCGTCTATGGATGATCTAGAACTGTCACATGTGATTGAAATCTATGACTTCCCGGCAGATTTTAAGACTGAGGATTTGTGCCGAGCATTTGCCATCTACCA GAAGAAGGGGTTTGACATTAAATGGGTGGACGATACACACGCTCTCGGCCTGTTCTCAAGTCCGATCACAG
- the R3HCC1L gene encoding coiled-coil domain-containing protein R3HCC1L isoform X1 translates to MSRKDTMEKYRPRIRRPDKALYVPKAMRHTGDENGARENSAEDLTSSTNNTPIQNRHRNVTVETVSRVHEHREDVDLELAKSLSSKKEATHKDRAPVYIAAEGDSSRDADNSLLINENWSLGSIESSLSATRIDSTATVHGVPFSKEHDADCGKSDSHRIPQRYEHCRRVSAESKEERDRARRKAQAKEGSRKSAPCVAELKRSDHMHSPSLARFSSSMEQVTGGSASVCQQAILGAPSKNVHNPCKHKAPNVDMAEVQSRALLHNTDSVGVISTSDAAKDPCVGLRACAGDTENTGNAVLCAKQDHNVERKLVLCLVAVENALDLMEKDNGSVVCVIEPCSRDADESSVLLQACPTQSTKGELHNVHISDWSAHQDTPHIRPQNVSGAHGKEEVESEGGYGYLNDEGMELRGIITTECKRDGVEENVLDIQCTEAGLVIESAGLSPVVANPECPLLPTVELKEGTAESGPAVTSTEPFVAIAECPQVPSVVHEEQVATAESVPAVTSVALAIAECPQVPSVVHEERVATAESVPAVTSVALAVANAECPQVPSVVHEEQVATVESVPAVTSLALAVATTECPQVPSVVHEEQVATVESVPAVTSLALAVANAECPQVPSVVHEEQVATVESVPAVTSLEPAVANAECPQVPSVVHEEQVATVESVPAVTSLEPAVANAECPQVPSVVHEEQVATAESVPAVTRAVPAVATTECPQMPDVVPKEEVAPADLLPAVTSAEPLVLMEEIAEPVVAEQVPSVRSTESLPAVESAESALTGVGTDSNLGIDLNCSEDLKETLEYKTVTGSDCVLKGSLPPSSRDDLKAGHGTRHCVTASTPPDGNGAPCGGNMDGDESWDALFNDDGDCVDSRLLEELTVEEKIQRSPQESRFNYYDYEPKEPSMDDLELSHVIEIYDFPADFKTEDLCRAFAIYQKKGFDIKWVDDTHALGLFSSPITARDALTSKNPLLKVRPLSQATRASRVKARTCADFLQPAKDRPQTSAVLARRLVISALGVRSTQSRAEREAERKKLQEARERRHLEVKQREDAWEGR, encoded by the exons GATACAATGGAGAAATACCGACCTCGAATTCGAAGGCCCGACAAAGCCTTATATGTGCCAAAGGCTATGCGACATACAGGAGACGAAAACGGTGCCCGCGAAAACTCAGCCGAAGACCTCACCTCCTCTACTAATAACACTCCCATCCAAAACAGACACCGGAACGTCACCGTAGAGACCGTGTCTAGAGTCCATGAACACAGGGAAGACGTAGACTTGGAGCTTGCAAAATCCCTGTCTTCAAAGAAAGAGGCTACACACAAAGACAGGGCACCAGTATACATAGCGGCAGAAGGGGATTCCTCACGTGACGCTGATAATAGCCTGCTTATTAATGAGAACTGGTCGCTGGGCTCCATAGAAAGCAGCCTGTCTGCAACTCGCATTGATTCCACCGCCACAGTTCACGGTGTTCCTTTTTCAAAGGAGCACGATGCTGATTGCGGCAAGTCTGACAGCCACAGGATACCACAGCGGTATGAACATTGTAGAAGAGTGTCAGCAGAGAGTAAGGAGGAACGGGATAGGGCCAGGAGGAAAGCGCAAGCCAAGGAAGGGTCTAGAAAGTCAGCGCCTTGTGTGGCAGAGTTAAAGAGAAGTGATCACATGCATTCTCCAAGCTTAGCCAGGTTCTCAAGCAGCATGGAGCAGGTAACTGGGGGCTCAGCGTCTGTATGTCAGCAGGCAATATTAGGGGCACCATCTAAAAATGTACATAATCCCTGTAAGCACAAAGCACCAAACGTAGACATGGCGGAAGTACAGAGCAGAGCCTTATTGCACAACACAGATAGCGTCGGAGTAATCTCTACAAGCGACGCCGCTAAAGACCCATGCGTGGGGCTTAGAGCCTGCGCAGGCGACACGGAGAACACGGGTAATGCAGTCTTGTGCGCAAAGCAAGACCATAATGTCGAAAGAAAACTAGTTCTGTGTCTTGTAGCAGTAGAGAATGCGTTAGATCTCATGGAGAAGGACAACGGTTCCGTTGTCTGTGTTATTGAGCCCTGTAGCAGGGACGCAGATGAAAGCAGCGTTCTTTTACAAGCATGCCCGACTCAGAGCACCAAAGGTGAATTACATAACGTACATATTTCTGATTGGTCAGCGCATCAGGACACGCCTCACATTAGACCACAAAATGTTAGTGGCGCTCATGGAAAAGAGGAGGTTGAGAGTGAAGGCGGCTACGGTTATTTAAATGATGAAGGTATGGAACTGAGGGGCATAATCACAACTGAATGCAAAAGAGATGGTGTAGAAGAGAACGTGCTAGATATTCAGTGTACAGAAGCAGGGCTGGTTATAGAAAGTGCAGGCCTTTCGCCAGTTGTGGCAAATCCAGAATGCCCGCTGTTGCCTACTGTAGAGCTTAAGGAGGGTACTGCAGAGAGTGGGCCAGCAGTGACAAGTACAGAGCCATTTGTGGCAATTGCAGAGTGCCCGCAAGTACCAtctgtggtgcatgaggagcaggTGGCTACTGCAGAGTCTGTGCCTGCTGTGACGAGTGTAGCGTTGGCAATTGCAGAGTGCCCGCAGGTCCCATCTGTGGTGCATGAGGAACGGGTGGCTACTGCAGAGTCTGTGCCTGCTGTAACGAGTGTAGCGTTAGCTGTGGCAAATGCAGAGTGCCCGCAGGTCCCATCTGTGGTGCATGAGGAACAGGTGGCTACTGTAGAGTCTGTGCCTGCTGTGACGAGTTTAGCGTTAGCTGTGGCAACAACAGAGTGCCCGCAGGTCCCATCTGTGGTGCATGAGGAACAGGTGGCTACTGTAGAGTCTGTGCCTGCTGTGACGAGTTTAGCGTTAGCTGTGGCAAATGCAGAGTGCCCGCAGGTCCCATCTGTGGTGCATGAGGAACAGGTGGCTACTGTAGAGTCTGTGCCTGCTGTGACGAGTCTGGAACCAGCTGTGGCAAATGCAGAGTGCCCGCAGGTCCCATCTGTGGTGCATGAGGAACAGGTGGCTACTGTAGAGTCTGTGCCTGCTGTGACGAGTCTGGAACCAGCTGTGGCAAATGCAGAGTGCCCACAGGTCCCTtctgtggtgcatgaggagcaggTGGCTACTGCAGAGTCTGTGCCTGCTGTAACAAGGGCTGTGCCAGCTGTGGCAACAACAGAGTGCCCACAAATGCCTGATGTAGTTCCTAAGGAGGAAGTGGCACCTGCAGATCTGTTACCTGCTGTGACAAGTGCAGAGCCTCTGGTGCTGATGGAGGAAATTGCAGAGCCAGTAGTTGCGGAGCAGGTGCCCTCTGTGCGGAGTACAGAGTCTTTGCCAGCTGTGGAGAGTGCGGAGTCGGCTCTGACTGGGGTGGGCACTGACTCTAACTTGGGGATAGACCTGAACTGCTCGGAAGATCTGAAGGAAACACTGGAATATAAGACGGTGACTGGGTCTGACTGTGTTCTGAAGGGGAGCTTGCCGCCAAGCAGCAGAGATGATCTGAAAGCTGGCCACGGAACGAGGCATTGCGTTACTGCTTCCACACCACCTGATGGAAATGGGGCTCCGTGTGGAGGGAACATGGATGGTGATGAGAGCTGGGATGCTCTGTTCAATGATGACGGGGATTGTGTTGACTCTCGCCTTCTAGAAGAG CTGACAGTCGAAGAGAAGATCCAGAGAAGCCCCCAGGAGTCCAGATTTAACTATTATGACTATGAGCCTAAAGAGCCGTCTATGGATGATCTAGAACTGTCACATGTGATTGAAATCTATGACTTCCCGGCAGATTTTAAGACTGAGGATTTGTGCCGAGCATTTGCCATCTACCA GAAGAAGGGGTTTGACATTAAATGGGTGGACGATACACACGCTCTCGGCCTGTTCTCAAGTCCGATCACAG
- the R3HCC1L gene encoding coiled-coil domain-containing protein R3HCC1L isoform X3, which yields MSRKDTMEKYRPRIRRPDKALYVPKAMRHTGDENGARENSAEDLTSSTNNTPIQNRHRNVTVETVSRVHEHREDVDLELAKSLSSKKEATHKDRAPVYIAAEGDSSRDADNSLLINENWSLGSIESSLSATRIDSTATVHGVPFSKEHDADCGKSDSHRIPQRYEHCRRVSAESKEERDRARRKAQAKEGSRKSAPCVAELKRSDHMHSPSLARFSSSMEQVTGGSASVCQQAILGAPSKNVHNPCKHKAPNVDMAEVQSRALLHNTDSVGVISTSDAAKDPCVGLRACAGDTENTGNAVLCAKQDHNVERKLVLCLVAVENALDLMEKDNGSVVCVIEPCSRDADESSVLLQACPTQSTKGELHNVHISDWSAHQDTPHIRPQNVSGAHGKEEVESEGGYGYLNDEGMELRGIITTECKRDGVEENVLDIQCTEAGLVIESAGLSPVVANPECPLLPTVELKEGTAESGPAVTSTEPFVAIAECPQVPSVVHEEQVATAESVPAVTSVALAIAECPQVPSVVHEERVATAESVPAVTSVALAVANAECPQVPSVVHEEQVATVESVPAVTSLALAVATTECPQVPSVVHEEQVATVESVPAVTSLALAVANAECPQVPSVVHEEQVATVESVPAVTSLEPAVANAECPQVPSVVHEEQVATVESVPAVTSLEPAVANAECPQVPSVVHEEQVATAESVPAVTRAVPAVATTECPQMPDVVPKEEVAPADLLPAVTSAEPLVLMEEIAEPVVAEQVPSVRSTESLPAVESAESALTGVGTDSNLGIDLNCSEDLKETLEYKTVTGSDCVLKGSLPPSSRDDLKAGHGTRHCVTASTPPDGNGAPCGGNMDGDESWDALFNDDGDCVDSRLLEELTVEEKIQRSPQESRFNYYDYEPKEPSMDDLELSHVIEIYDFPADFKTEDLCRAFAIYQKKGFDIKWVDDTHALGLFSSPITARDALTSKNPLLKVRPLSQATRASRVKARTCAAPLEGSSPGSPLQSLHYRKG from the exons GATACAATGGAGAAATACCGACCTCGAATTCGAAGGCCCGACAAAGCCTTATATGTGCCAAAGGCTATGCGACATACAGGAGACGAAAACGGTGCCCGCGAAAACTCAGCCGAAGACCTCACCTCCTCTACTAATAACACTCCCATCCAAAACAGACACCGGAACGTCACCGTAGAGACCGTGTCTAGAGTCCATGAACACAGGGAAGACGTAGACTTGGAGCTTGCAAAATCCCTGTCTTCAAAGAAAGAGGCTACACACAAAGACAGGGCACCAGTATACATAGCGGCAGAAGGGGATTCCTCACGTGACGCTGATAATAGCCTGCTTATTAATGAGAACTGGTCGCTGGGCTCCATAGAAAGCAGCCTGTCTGCAACTCGCATTGATTCCACCGCCACAGTTCACGGTGTTCCTTTTTCAAAGGAGCACGATGCTGATTGCGGCAAGTCTGACAGCCACAGGATACCACAGCGGTATGAACATTGTAGAAGAGTGTCAGCAGAGAGTAAGGAGGAACGGGATAGGGCCAGGAGGAAAGCGCAAGCCAAGGAAGGGTCTAGAAAGTCAGCGCCTTGTGTGGCAGAGTTAAAGAGAAGTGATCACATGCATTCTCCAAGCTTAGCCAGGTTCTCAAGCAGCATGGAGCAGGTAACTGGGGGCTCAGCGTCTGTATGTCAGCAGGCAATATTAGGGGCACCATCTAAAAATGTACATAATCCCTGTAAGCACAAAGCACCAAACGTAGACATGGCGGAAGTACAGAGCAGAGCCTTATTGCACAACACAGATAGCGTCGGAGTAATCTCTACAAGCGACGCCGCTAAAGACCCATGCGTGGGGCTTAGAGCCTGCGCAGGCGACACGGAGAACACGGGTAATGCAGTCTTGTGCGCAAAGCAAGACCATAATGTCGAAAGAAAACTAGTTCTGTGTCTTGTAGCAGTAGAGAATGCGTTAGATCTCATGGAGAAGGACAACGGTTCCGTTGTCTGTGTTATTGAGCCCTGTAGCAGGGACGCAGATGAAAGCAGCGTTCTTTTACAAGCATGCCCGACTCAGAGCACCAAAGGTGAATTACATAACGTACATATTTCTGATTGGTCAGCGCATCAGGACACGCCTCACATTAGACCACAAAATGTTAGTGGCGCTCATGGAAAAGAGGAGGTTGAGAGTGAAGGCGGCTACGGTTATTTAAATGATGAAGGTATGGAACTGAGGGGCATAATCACAACTGAATGCAAAAGAGATGGTGTAGAAGAGAACGTGCTAGATATTCAGTGTACAGAAGCAGGGCTGGTTATAGAAAGTGCAGGCCTTTCGCCAGTTGTGGCAAATCCAGAATGCCCGCTGTTGCCTACTGTAGAGCTTAAGGAGGGTACTGCAGAGAGTGGGCCAGCAGTGACAAGTACAGAGCCATTTGTGGCAATTGCAGAGTGCCCGCAAGTACCAtctgtggtgcatgaggagcaggTGGCTACTGCAGAGTCTGTGCCTGCTGTGACGAGTGTAGCGTTGGCAATTGCAGAGTGCCCGCAGGTCCCATCTGTGGTGCATGAGGAACGGGTGGCTACTGCAGAGTCTGTGCCTGCTGTAACGAGTGTAGCGTTAGCTGTGGCAAATGCAGAGTGCCCGCAGGTCCCATCTGTGGTGCATGAGGAACAGGTGGCTACTGTAGAGTCTGTGCCTGCTGTGACGAGTTTAGCGTTAGCTGTGGCAACAACAGAGTGCCCGCAGGTCCCATCTGTGGTGCATGAGGAACAGGTGGCTACTGTAGAGTCTGTGCCTGCTGTGACGAGTTTAGCGTTAGCTGTGGCAAATGCAGAGTGCCCGCAGGTCCCATCTGTGGTGCATGAGGAACAGGTGGCTACTGTAGAGTCTGTGCCTGCTGTGACGAGTCTGGAACCAGCTGTGGCAAATGCAGAGTGCCCGCAGGTCCCATCTGTGGTGCATGAGGAACAGGTGGCTACTGTAGAGTCTGTGCCTGCTGTGACGAGTCTGGAACCAGCTGTGGCAAATGCAGAGTGCCCACAGGTCCCTtctgtggtgcatgaggagcaggTGGCTACTGCAGAGTCTGTGCCTGCTGTAACAAGGGCTGTGCCAGCTGTGGCAACAACAGAGTGCCCACAAATGCCTGATGTAGTTCCTAAGGAGGAAGTGGCACCTGCAGATCTGTTACCTGCTGTGACAAGTGCAGAGCCTCTGGTGCTGATGGAGGAAATTGCAGAGCCAGTAGTTGCGGAGCAGGTGCCCTCTGTGCGGAGTACAGAGTCTTTGCCAGCTGTGGAGAGTGCGGAGTCGGCTCTGACTGGGGTGGGCACTGACTCTAACTTGGGGATAGACCTGAACTGCTCGGAAGATCTGAAGGAAACACTGGAATATAAGACGGTGACTGGGTCTGACTGTGTTCTGAAGGGGAGCTTGCCGCCAAGCAGCAGAGATGATCTGAAAGCTGGCCACGGAACGAGGCATTGCGTTACTGCTTCCACACCACCTGATGGAAATGGGGCTCCGTGTGGAGGGAACATGGATGGTGATGAGAGCTGGGATGCTCTGTTCAATGATGACGGGGATTGTGTTGACTCTCGCCTTCTAGAAGAG CTGACAGTCGAAGAGAAGATCCAGAGAAGCCCCCAGGAGTCCAGATTTAACTATTATGACTATGAGCCTAAAGAGCCGTCTATGGATGATCTAGAACTGTCACATGTGATTGAAATCTATGACTTCCCGGCAGATTTTAAGACTGAGGATTTGTGCCGAGCATTTGCCATCTACCA GAAGAAGGGGTTTGACATTAAATGGGTGGACGATACACACGCTCTCGGCCTGTTCTCAAGTCCGATCACAG